Sequence from the Platichthys flesus chromosome 2, fPlaFle2.1, whole genome shotgun sequence genome:
aTAAAGCTGCTACAGAACTATGCACTGTGCTTGTAAAGACTAATGCCTCTGAAGTGCAcctaaatatatatgatatgTAGCTTGACAGAAAATGTGCCGATGCCAGAATAAGATGAGTCGACAACCCATTCTTCTTGTCATAAAGAAAACTGGACATGTCCAATGACCTACTGCATGTGCTCATAAACAGGTCTCAGGACTCAAGCACGGGCATAAATTGTGTTgtaaaataattcataaatgtCACCGTTCTCAGTCCTcaaaagagttttttttactttccttGCATAACTTGATGCAGGATGCATATTTGTAGCCAGTCACGATGAGTCAAGcccagggaggaagaggggctGTGTTAAGTCAACCAGAAGAGAACCAGagtgagtcacacacagagctgcagtgtgaACTGTAGCGACATCCTAAGCTCATCCTGGCCTACATGTTTCatgacacagatacacaacacacaacacataaaaCAGTCGTTATACAACAGTATGTGTATGCATGAAATTATGCAGGGGCAGAGTTGAAGATACACACTTTGTCTGGGTTAAGATGAGACAGAGACGCTGGGGTGTATATTTTTTAACCTTAATTTGTATACCTTCTACTGCTGGTTTGTGGAAACACAGTATAGGAACATTCATGTTGCCAGGAACATCACTCATCCGTGAACACATGCATTCACAATACGCATTTGCTAATTAATCCTTACATATACTGACACTgctgaaatacaaacacatctAACCCCCTGTCTTGATTGGCATTACTATTAAAGACcagtatacacacatacacgcacacgcgcacacacgcacacaatcaatATTCTCAAATGAATGAAGGTGTGGGGTAATTTATCAAACATGTTTGCAACAACGAATGATGAAATACATGGAACActttcttcattcattcatttatagGATGAATGCGATTAATGTGTCAACTATTTttagtggtggggggggggggggtaggatgTTTCATGATCTGACAGCTGGTGTATTTGTGGTTTAGGGTTTTTTCCTGCAGATACTTCAGATGTGTGTTATCCTCTGTGTCCTGTGGTTTCATTGATTTGAAAACTGAGAAATATTTTGACTTTGTGAAGTATCTAGTATAGTGATCTAAAATCTGTGCTACATCCTCAGCAAGGCTTGCACTTAAAAGCAAATTCACATAtttaatgaattattcaaatttaaaaatgaCTTTAGCTAAATTCCAGTTCCAGTTTTATCAGATTGATAAATGCACTTTTTTAATGACTGGCTGATAAAAACAGGATAATAGTGTAGACTCTGCATATCGATTATCAATGATAGCTCTCTGAATTCATTTAAACAGTGctgtgtggatggatggagccaaTAGATTAAAACACCCACACAACTCAAATATGTGCTGCTAATCCCCTCCAAAACACCATTTAACCAGGCTTCTGAACACCACCcctatacacacgcacacaaaacgTAACCTGCAGAGTGTTGCAGTGCTGCTGAGACTGATGCTCATATTTATGATGGTTATTAGTTTATTTTAGGCACAAGATGAAATTCAACATTCAAAACTACCATGGCAACAAGTAGAACAGAAGGTGACCTACCAAGCACAACAATAGAACACCACAAAGCAGCCAAATCACTGCTGCTACTGCAGGTTTTAGTTATCACATGGTTGTCGCGTTTGGCCGGTCCCAAGCTGGCAGTGCTAAGCTAGTATAGACTCAGTTTGATGATGAGTGACGTTATTGCAAAGTTGATCATAAGATAAACatataactttttttaaacataaattaGCAGGTGATCCTGGCATGTCAAAATATGTGTAGCAGAAACGACAACACATGGAGACATGGCAAAACTACACAGGCTGCTATTTAGAGCATATGCAACATTAACATGGCATTTTAAAGCCCAAAATTCAGATAATAGATGTAAGactcttttatattttactttctaaGACAATGAGGAAACCCTGACTAAGATAATCTAATTTAGACAATTCAAACAATCAACCTTAAGTGAGTAGAGATGATACATTATGTTTAGAGTAAATATCACATCTAAACAAAAGATATCACAATTGCAAATTCCTCGACTGGACTCGAAATATGATTAAAAGCCTGAATAAAGATTTACTGTTGTTGGTCTGACATGTGTTGTATTGTCATCAAAAAATAATGTACATCTTCATTTACATATCTTTTAATATGATACATGGATTCTATGTATTTTGTATAGACTGAGGATAAGGCGTTGTTACATGAGCCAACCAACACTTGCTAGCTGAAAGAGGCGGAAACTTAATTTACCACTGGGTCTGatgaaagtttgtgtgtgtgtgtgtgtgtgtgtgtgtgtgtgtgtgtgtgtgtgtgtgtgtaagtaagAAACCCATGTAGGTGGAACAAGCAGCATCATGTATTGATTTTATGGCAATTTCTATTAAGAGCCCTCAAGTGATGtttacattaacacacaggCCACTGCTGTTATAGAATATATGGAGGATAGTAGCACTGCACTCAAACTCTCCAGTTACCTCAACTGTGCAGTTCAGTTTGGCTTTCACTTGCTCCTCACTCTCTTCTTATGAATAGTATTGACTTGCTCCCTGCTCTGTGACACTGCAACCGTTTTCTGTGGAGTAACATGAAAGTAGCAGTCTcggttcttctcctcctgtgggGCTCTGCGGAGGCATTTGTGTCGACAGAAGCGCATTGGGTTTGTGCGCTTAATGGTGCATTTTCAATTGATGGTTCCTCACTAGGCATGGGCAGCAATGAaaatcaccatggcaacagctgTGCAAAAGCTGAAGCGATTCCTCAcggttattgtgtgtgtgtttatcagtgttTGCACTTCAGGATTTGCACCCCTCAGTGTGATCTGTAGGCTATTTCCTCCTTGTGCACCCCTCTGAAATTGAGTTAGGGTCTGTAAGATGTTTAGGTTTTAATTGCAACTGATCAACTGCATTACAATTATTTTCTAAATTGAACCAATTAAAAAGGTCCTGACATCTAAATGCCTTTTTTTCTGAGGCAGCCATTAATACTCTAGGAGAGGCACTGCGAGTTGAAAAAATCAGGTGGCGCTTTCTGACTAAGGCACAAGATAGAAACATCGCACAAATCATGTGAAATTAGAAAATCTATATCCAATCAACACATACGATGATTCCGTTTAGTTAGTTCTCCTTGTTCTTGTTCCAAACTCAAAGTTACAAAGGCAGCCTTTGCTTTCACTCCAATCACAGCAGCCATTTTCACACAGGCCCACACAAACACTATGAGGAAAGATGGAGGTGTGAGGGAGACACTGATTTCTCACTGTGGTTAGCAAAATAATTGAACAAATTTCTTGTCTTCTTGCCTTCCGCCTCCTTCTTTACTTTACTACCTGGGTTGACTCCCCGACCCTCTGTGCCCAATAGGTTTACAGCTGAAAACCATAAGCAACACAGCATGAAAGGCGCCTGTTTCAGTCCTTAATATCACATCTTCACATACAGTTTACTATACTCTGTAGTCTCCTTAATGCAgctataaaaatatttttattataactaTGGAACAAGGGTCCCATACCTACAGAATATTATGTCTCAGCTCTACGGAACTTTATAGCAACTTTCACCTCGCTGCTTTACTCTCAACCAACTTTTCTCAGGagttgaaagaggaaaaaaactgagTGAATCAAAACTGAGTGAATCATAGGCTGACATCTGTTGGATACAATGATTGGCCCTATCAAGTAAAAAATCAAGTCATTCGTGAGATGCCAAGAATCAGTTATTGTAGGTTTAAAGCTGAACTTGGTAAAATGTCTTAATTCACAATGGAAGACAATGTGTCATGTGAAATGTGTATCTCAAAGAAATGGCAGCTGACTCTCTCAGGTCATTAATTGGGCTTATGAGCCACTGTTTTAGTTCATTTACCTTGTTTCCACTTGATTAAGCCACTAGATGTTACCTACCCAGTACCAGACAGCTGACAGACAGCTGGTAAACATAGACACTATGAAGAAATAGTTGGGACCTGGTGGAAGATAATCCAAAGCAGAAATTAGGTTTTGGGATTCGGTGTGACGAGAAACATGACTCTACATAAATGCTATACGGTTAATTTGTCTGCTACGTTGTTAATGTTTGTTAATAtgtaagaatacattttttttaattgcggCTTTATTGATTGAAATGCTCAATCCATTAATTAACTAGCCTGCTCCTTTATTATAATTAACTCAGGATTATTTGAccataaaaatacaaatctgaatGAACCCTATGAGGATGATATTATTCATGAGGAAAGCAGTCAATGAAGTAACAAGCTATAGGGAGGGAGAAAAGGCCAGAGGCCATGAgaataacatataacataaggAATCATTTACGCCTCTAGAGCCTGATCACATGTATGAATATAAGATTTACTAGATGTACAATGGGATGAATAAATACCTGTCCACTGgtgctcctctgtctctgaaTTAATAAGGCCCTTTAACACAGTGCGTGAGCCTGTTAGTCAAGATTCAGGTACCTCATCAATATTCATATGGCTGAAGAGACAAGTTACAGCAATTACTAAGAAGATAATATTTGTCCCACTCCTGACAATCTCATAATGAGCTTCAGGCTTATTGCTACCAGTCAAGAATCTGCATTCAATATTCATTCGTTTAAATAGATGTGAGCATCATCGGGCTAATAAAACTCCTGACTAATGCTAGGCTGAAGACAGATGATGGCCTCACAAGCTTTTGGGCTTTTACTGCTGCAGAAGAATCTGGCACAAATCTCCCACCTTACTTTACTTTTATGGTAATGCTTGGTGTCCTTTGTTTAAATCATTGTGAATTTGAAACAGCCAAACATCGATAAAGTTACTTtcagtggttttatttaatACCTACGGTAGCTCAAGTCGAAATACTAAAGTGCGGTACCTGACAGGAGCATTCAAGATCATCCTCTCAGCTTTACTCAATTTTCAAAGTTCTTTTTTGCGAGAcgtgaataaaaaaatgtaagcatcacagaaaacaaaactttaGAAGGGGAAAATCCAATTGAATGATTAGTCCCGACTGTTATTGAGTCAGGTTTGCACTTCACATCTAGCCAGTGTTACGCAATTTGAAAAAGAAGGCAACAGACAGTAAATGCAGGCTAAACGTATCAGTGTATATTTGAACACTCATGATTAACATTGAAGTGTAACTTCAGCCCCAGCTCTGAGCTCAAATTCACAGACTGATGCAGGCGAGGGATGCGGTGCCGGATGTTTCAAGCAATAAAAGATGGAGATTGCTGGGTGCCGCTGAGCAATTTGTTAAAATTAATCTGGCAAATAATGTGATCACAGTCAGATTATTAATTCTACAGCTCAATACGGATTTAAGTGTAACCTCTGAAAAAACTGGAAATGTAACACCACACAACAGCACCACATCTTCCAAAGAGATCCACATTCAACATCTCTTCAGAACACTGGATATTGTGACCTACAGGAATGAGGATTGGCCTTGTACGATATCAGACTGCATTAGGCTTTGTATTAGCTTTAAAAGGACTGTGGGTCATCCCTTAACAAATCATCACACTTTGAGCCGCACCGACACAGATATCAATGAAATTGGGCTAATGCTGATTTGGTCATGTGAGAAACTCATGAAATTTAACTTGTAAGTGTCTCCTTATTAATAAATTACGATCCTAAGGGAGATATAAGCTAGAACAGGTATGTGAAGGTAAGTATGTAAATCccaatatttaaataataatattaataattataataataataatatagtatTTTTTCAGTGCAGTCCAGATGTGTGGTGATTTGACCCCAgtgtgacatttattttgatgaCATTAGAGCAGACAGTCGCAGCTACATTAGCATGTAGCCCTCTGACCCAGCTTCCTGAGCACACAGCTGTCCTCAGGAATTAGCATGTTTAGCTTAACTTGGTAGAGAACCGCCCTCTGCTGGCAACATTCAGACCTGATATAAgtgtaaaaacaatataaaacacagCCACGTTCTGCCCAGTTCATAGTTCAAGACTAAATTAAATCCCAAAGGTAACAAACGTGCAGAATGATACGCGTGTGAGTGATGATTAAAGCTGTTTAGCGACTGAAGACGTACCTGTCATCTCTGCCTCCATTTCCCATGAGCCTCCTGCGTGCGGCGCTAATCTGTGACGCACATTTCAGTCGACTGTCAAAGCCTCAGCTGACTCCAAACAACATGCTCGTAGTTTAACGATCAAAGCGACGTATTGATTGTTTTAAGAGGGGTTTGTCGTGTTTGGCCACATCGAGCTCCTCCGTCTGAAATGCTCATGTTACTTCATACTTCAGAATTTTCGTTAAACGGGTGATTTCCTCGCTGAACCCGGCCGGTGTtgctgatgatttaaaaaagagtcAAGCTCGTTGAAAATGTCTCTAACAGCTCTGCACAGCACCGCAGTGGTCTACAGGAGGATCCTGTCCCAGTTCCCCCAGGACATCAGCCTAGCTTTCGCTTATGGATCTGGTGTTTTCAAACAGCAAGGGACCAGCCAAGGTCAAATGGAGGTAAGAGACACACGTCCTGCCTCTCACTAAACTTCGGCTCCCTGATAAGTGaccagagttttgttttttttataaactgtgGTTAATAACATTGAATACTGGCTCATGATGCGTTCACTGGTTGATTGCAGATCTATTAAAGTTCATTGATAACAACTTTGTGGATgccacaagcacagacacatggtGCAGTaactttatatatacacatgtgcTATAACCTTTTCACACACTCTACATGCAGTTTAAGTTGTTAGGTCACAATGCAACTTtgaatatatatagtttttagtattttatgtttgagttttaaaaagtaagTTATTTCTACCTTGCTTTTATTTCAACTTGATTATTGCACTGCTGAGCTAACTTGAAAGGAATCAGGGAGACCCCCTGAGTCAGGTCTGAATTTATAACTGTTAGTACAGATTCTCACTTTCCAATAAAttgcaaaaacacaatttaaaaggCTATCAGTACAGTATGGGCTGATATAAATGTGCAAAATGATCAGTCAGTGCTTCTACAATCAGCCATTTATGGAGTATTCATTACTtcttaataattaaattaaagccCCACTGcggttttctttttcacaagGTAAGTGATCAAACATTCAATTCCTAATGAAGATAAAAAGATACTCAGTTGGGACTTTAGTGAGACCTTTCTACATTGAACATGCTTGAATATAAAGTCAGacttaaaggtccagtttgCAAAAATAGAGCCACACATCATGCTGTATTTCCTGTGTTCCGTCTTGCAGTGTCAAATGATACTAACTGTGAGAATTGCACACCTTCATACATGAAGGGCTTGGCTATGTGTTTCCAATCAGTACACTCGGTTATTATGGATATTGGAATCAATATCACTACGTCAATTTGAATGTTTcaaatcaacaacacaaaacaacacaatattgaTATTatgtattttccattttaatgtGTACAGAAAAACATGCTGGACTTTGTGTTGGCGGTGGACGACCCAGTGACGTGGCACACCATGAATCTGCTGCAGAACCGCAAACACTACTCCATCCTCAAGCTATTGGGGCCCAGGATGATCAGCTCCATACAAAATGAACATGGGGCGGCAGTATACTACAACACTCTGGTGCCTGTGGATGGAAGGGTAAATTCCATGTCTTAGTATCTATATTACTTTCTTCTCAGGGATGATGGATCTTAGCCTATCAGGCACATAGAGACTACTACTCTGTTTTGATTTCATATGACTTTAATGTTTGTTAGAGCAAAgcactgttttttaatcatattttgtgGGACTGATGGAATTAGAGATCAGTCCAGCATTGTCTTAAAATTCAATATCGAATACAGATTAAATTAGACACAGATTTTGTGTTTCTAGGTGCAAATACAGATTGTATCCTCCGAAAACTCAATATCTGTATCTTATCATAACTCATTTAATTACTTCTGTCTGGACTTAACTGTACATAAATGAACTACATACATCTGTGACCTCTTCTTTTCAGATTATCAAATATGGTGTGATTAGTACCGAGTCTCTGATAGATGACCTGATGCACTGGAAGACCCTGTACGTTGCTGGACGCCTTCACAAACCAGTCAGTACcatgattattaaaatgtgaCTGAATCATGAAAAACCAAGCTGTCTGGACCTGACTAATTTTATTGTGCAGTTATTTTTTGGGGGTCAgtcaatttaaattattttagtcTAATGTATTCACAGCTTTTGCAAAAAAAGTATTTTGGAAATGTAAAAGAAGTGTAATGTGTTTGAGTTTACAAATATAACTACATACAGGATTCAATAACTCCCGTCAGACTTTGATTAAATGCATGTGTACAAATTATCAGTGTGCATCCATATTTATACACATGCGCATTTGTGTTTCACTGCAGGtgaaaatgttggtgcagaGTGAGAATGGAAAACTCCGTGCTGCTTTAGTATCCAACCTGAAGAGCGCTGTGATGGCCTCGTTCCTCATGTTGCCAGAGAGCTTCACAGAAGAGGACCTTTTCCTGCAGATAGCTGGCCTCTCTTATGCCGGTAACTATCCCATAAAACGTGAAtggaaagaaagtgaaaaacgtACACATTCATCACACATGCACTTCTTACCATTGTAATTAAGATACAGAGCATGTGGTCTGCTTTTCTAAAACTCCATCTCTCAGCATGGTTCTGAGTTAGTTGGAGGGCAAATTTAATTCTTTATGTTATTAGGCCGATAGTTCTAATGCCccaagacacaaaacaaacctgttTAATTTGTTCAGGTTCAACGAAGTGCAATAGAAGCAGGTTCTTCATGTCTTAGGTTCTTCATGTCCTATGTTAACTTGGGGAGTAGCTATCCCACAAAACTGAAGTTGACTAGTTTAGGAGTTAACTATCTCTCAGACTGGATGAAaaattgtaaaacaaaaattgaATATCCTTACCTGAGTCAAAGCATCTTGTGTTTGCCTCTGAAGGGGATTTCAGGATGGTGATTGGAGAGGACAAGTCCAAGGTGGCCAATATTGTCAAAGACAACATCCAGCACTTCAGGATTCTATACAGCAACATCCTGCGGGACTGTCCTCAGGTGGTCTACAAATCACAGCAAGGACAACTTGAGGTAAGGAATGGTAAAAAACCCAGACAAtacaaaaaatgacaaaaaattattaatttcaAGCATCTGGGTTTTCAATGCATCTGATTGCTTTTCAAAACAGGTTATGTCATGAACAACATATATCAAATGGTTGTAGCATTATTTTCACtgataaagacaaacaaaacagtgaGCCAAACCTGTGTGTCTATGGCTCAAAGACTCCTCCCTTCAATAG
This genomic interval carries:
- the tamm41 gene encoding phosphatidate cytidylyltransferase, mitochondrial, producing MSLTALHSTAVVYRRILSQFPQDISLAFAYGSGVFKQQGTSQGQMEKNMLDFVLAVDDPVTWHTMNLLQNRKHYSILKLLGPRMISSIQNEHGAAVYYNTLVPVDGRIIKYGVISTESLIDDLMHWKTLYVAGRLHKPVKMLVQSENGKLRAALVSNLKSAVMASFLMLPESFTEEDLFLQIAGLSYAGDFRMVIGEDKSKVANIVKDNIQHFRILYSNILRDCPQVVYKSQQGQLEVDKSPEGQFVQLMALPRTLQQKITKLVDPPGKNRDVEEILLQVAQDPDCGAVVQQGISSIVKTSSITQSIKGISTAGMWKTVSYSSKKLIKMWKGWRRKPSVSHMS